The Quercus robur chromosome 7, dhQueRobu3.1, whole genome shotgun sequence genome has a segment encoding these proteins:
- the LOC126693300 gene encoding dihydroxy-acid dehydratase, chloroplastic-like, translating to MQATLKPQTPRAAFLIPRPTTKNVPHNHHRRLFTIRATLTQQQQLDQEVKKTMKLNKYSGRITEPKSQGASQAMLLGVGLSEEDLSKPQVGISSVWYEGNTCNMHLLKLSEAVKEGVRQVGLVPFRFNTIGVSDGISMGTRGMSFSLQSRDLIADSIETVMSAQWYDANISIPGCDKNMPGTIMAMGRLNRPSIMVYGGTIKPGHFQGNTYDIVSAFQCYGEYVSGSITEEQRKNVIRNSCPGAGACGGMYTANTMASAIEAMGMSIPYSSSTPAEDPLKLDECRLAGKYLLELLKMDLKPRDIITPKSLRNAMVIVMALGGSTNAVLHLIAIARSVGLDLTLDDFQKVSDEVPFLADLKPSGKYVMEDVHKIGGTPGVIRYLLELGFLDGDCLTVTGKTLAENAASFPPLATGQDIIRPVENPIKKTGHIQILYGNLAPDGSVAKITGKEGLYFSGPALIFEGEESMIAAISKDPLSFKGKVVVIRGEGPKGGPGMLEMLTPTSAIMGAGLGKDVALLTDGRFSGGSHGFVVGHICPEAQEGGPIGLIENGDIINVDVQNRRIDVQITDEEMERRRKQWTPPAYKAKSGVLYKYIKNVQPASRGCVTDE from the exons ATGCAGGCCACACTCAAACCCCAAACCCCACGCGCCGCCTTCCTCATCCCCAGACCCACCACCAAAAATGTCCCCCACAACCACCATAGAAGACTCTTCACCATCCGAGCCACCTTAACCCAACAGCAGCAGCTGGATCAGGAGGTGAAGAAGACTATGAAGCTGAACAAGTACAGTGGTCGCATCACAGAACCCAAGTCCCAAGGTGCGTCCCAAGCCATGCTCTTAGGCGTGGGTCTCTCCGAAGAGGACCTGTCCAAACCTCAAGTGGGTATCTCCTCCGTGTGGTACGAGGGTAACACTTGTAACATGCATCTCCTTAAACTCTCCGAAGCTGTCAAAGAAGGTGTACGACAAGTTGGGTTGGTACCTTTCAGGTTCAACACCATTGGTGTCAGTGATGGTATCTCCATGGGGACCAGAGGCATGTCGTTTAGCCTTCAGTCCAGAGACCTCATTGCTGATAGTATTGAGACTGTGATGAGTGCACAGTGGTACGATGCCAATATCTCCATTCCTGGTTGTGACAAGAAC atgcCTGGTACAATTATGGCAATGGGTCGGCTTAATCGACCAAGTATCATGGTTTATGGTGGAACTATCAAG CCTGGTCATTTTCAAGGCAATACTTATGATATAGTGTCTGCATTTCAG TGCTATGGAGAATATGTAAGTGGATCCATAACTGAAGAGCAGAGGAAGAATGTAATCCGTAACTCCTGCCCTGGGGCAGGTGCTTGCGGTGGTATGTATACAGCCAATACCATGGCCTCTGCTATTGAAGCTATGGGGATGTCTATTCCTTACAG CTCTTCGACACCTGCTGAAGATCCATTGAAGTTGGATGAATGCCGTTTAGCTGGAAAATACCTTTTGGAATTACTAAAAATGGACTTGAAACCACGAGATATTATCACTCCAAAATCCTTACGTAATGCAATGGTTATTGTCATGGCACTAGGTGGCTCTACAAATGCTGTTTTACACTTGATTGCTATTGCAAG GTCTGTTGGTCTGGACTTAACTCTTGATGATTTTCAGAAGGTCAGCGATGAGGTTCCATTTCTTGCAGATCTTAAGCCTAGTGGAAAATATGTCATGGAGGATGTACACAAG ATTGGAGGAACACCTGGAGTCATTCGCTACCTTTTGGAGCTTGGATTTTTAGATGGGGATTGTCTGACTG ttaCTGGGAAGACTCTGGCTGAAAATGCAGCAAGTTTCCCTCCCTTGGCCACAGGGCAG GATATAATAAGACCTGTGGAAAACCCCATAAAGAAAACAGGCCATATCCAAATATTATATGGAAATCTTGCACCAGATGGTTCCGTAGCAAAAATCACTGGAAAAGAGGGGCTTTATTTCTCTG GCCCTGCTCTTATCTTTGAAGGAGAGGAATCTATGATCGCAGCTATCTCAAAGGATCCTTTGAGTTTTAAG GGAAAGGTAGTTGTTATTAGAGGAGAGGGGCCTAAGGGGGGACCGGGCATGCTTGAAATGCTAACACCAACAAGTGCAATAATGGGAGCAGGTCTTGGGAAG GATGTTGCTTTGTTGACGGATGGTAGGTTTTCAGGAGGTTCACATGGATTTGTTGTTGGCCACATATGCCCTGAAGCACAG GAAGGTGGTCCAATTGGTTTAATTGAAAATGGAGACATCATCAACGTTGATGTTCAGAATAGGAGAATAGATGTTCAGATAACAGATGAGGAGATGGAGAGGCGAAGAAAGCAATGGACTCCGCCTGCTTACAAGGCCAAGAGTGGAGTTCTCTACAAG TACATCAAGAATGTACAGCCAGCTTCAAGGGGATGTGTGACTGATGAGTAG